In Lentimicrobium sp. L6, the genomic window ACCACGCACCATACATGGTCTTGTCGGTGAGTTTATACCAAAAGCTTAGGTTATAATAAATACCTAACATCAAATTCCCCATGAGAAGAATGGGCACTACCATAATTCCATCACGATAAGCGTTTCCAATAAAATATTGGATAATATCGATAAAGAACATGGCTCCAAGGAAGATAAGAGAACCAAAAATCACAAACCAATGCATGACTAATGCATAAGTTTGCTTGGCATCTTTATTTTTAGCTTCTGCAAAAAAGAAAGGATCGGCGGCATATCTAAAAGTTTGAATAAACAGCAGCATAATCACTGCTATTTTTGCATTGGCACCATAGATTCCTAACTGCTGCATCCCAGCTTCTCTGCCACCAGAATATAAGATAGGAAGTAATATTTTATCCAAGGAAATAGGAATGAGTCCTGCAATATTTACCATTAAAATAGGTAATGCATAGGGCATCATTTTTTTCCAAATGGCAGTGTTAAAACCAAGTTTTACATACTTGTAAATAGGAAGCAGAAACGCGAATGTAAGTCCACTAGCTACCAAATTAGAGATAAAAATATATTGAACTAAATGATCGGCTTCGAAGAATGAATGAATCCAGCTGAATAAAAAATGGCTTTCACCTTCAGCTATTACCTTTGGACAATACAGAATAAAAAACAAGTTGAGTCCTAAGTTGACAAATATATTGATGAGCTTTAGGCTAACAAAACGAACAGCTTTGTTTTTCTGACGTAAATAGGCAAATGGAATAGCACTTAATGCATCAAAACTAATGATGATAATAAACCAATTGATAAAATGTTGATGGGACTCATAACCTATGCTTTGTGCTATTTGAGTCCTAAAAGTCCAAGATAAGGCTAAGAAAATTAGGCTGCTGACCAATAAAGAAATGGAAGAAGTAGAGATGACTTGATCTTTGTTTTTTTCCGTTTCCGAAAAACGAAAGAAAGTAGTTTCCATTCCATAGGTGAGTAATGCAAATAAAATGGCCACATAGCTAAATAATTCGGTAACCATGCCGTATTCACCAGTGGGAAGGTTATAGGTATATAATGGAACCAAGAAGTAGGTGAGGAGTCTACCTACGATACTGCTTAATCCATAAATGGCCGTTTGACCCAAAAATCTTTTTAATGCACTCATAAGGCTGCAAAGGTAGCTTTTTCCTGTTTTCCTTACTCGTTTTTCTGCAAAGCTAGTATGTTTAATTGGTCAAGGAAGAAAGGATGGTTTTGATTCTATCTTTTGATAGAATGATACCAACTAAGTTTTGGTAATGATTGACATATAGGATTGAAGAAACCACTATGTGTAAGGTAATTTTTTGATTACCCTAACATAAAGGGAACAAAAAGGCAGCAACTATTGTCTTCTATTGAGTAATCAAGGGAGAAGGACTTCGTATCATGGTGAATAATAATGAAGCTTTTACATAATGAGTAATATTAAAAATACAGTTTTCAGACTCCGCAAAGTTTATAGTCTTTCGAAGAAAGACCATGACCGCCTTTGAGTAAAGGTGTTAAGCGGAGGAAATATGTTGGAGGAAAAGAAAACAATTCTGTTCGACGCTCGTTAGAAATCTTCCATAGGAAGTTTCTAAAAGTAGGAGTTTATTGTTTTCCCGGAAATATATTTTCGGAGTAGCCTTTAATCAACAGCGGTAGTTTTTACTACACTTTTTTGAAAAAGTGTAAAATGATTAGATTTTGGTTTTCTATAAAGAATCAATGATTTATAATTCTTAATTTTTTGAGCTATCAAAAAATTAAGACAATTCCTCTTCTTTAATCTCCAATTCCTCCAAGCCAGTCTCCCAGTCTTCCATTTTTTGCTGAAGTTGTTTTTTTAGATCCGTATAATTTTTAAAGAATTCAGGATCAGAGACCAATCCAGGGTGTTCGTCAGGGGCAGCTAATTTAGCATCTTGCTTCTCAATTTCTCCTTCCAGCTTAGCTATCTCGTCCTCTAGCTTACTAACTCTATTCTGGATTTTCCGAAGCTCTTTCTCATTTTCTTTTCTTTGCTGGTAGTTGATCTTATTTTGAGAATCCTCTTTTTGTTTTTTGCCTCCTCCGCTACTTAATCCTTTATTCAGGTCGCCGAGTTTTTCTATTCTTCTTTTCTCTAGAAAGTCGCTCACATCACCAATATGATTTTTAACATGGGCTTTCTTAAACTCGATTACTTTATCTGTTAATCCTGCTAAGAAATCTCTATCGTGAGAAACGATTATCAAGGTTCCCGTGAAATTGAGCAGGGCATTTTTGAGGATGTCTTTCGATTTTAAATCCAGGTGATTGGTAGGTTCATCAAGTACTAGTAAATTATAGGGTGTTAAGAGCATTTTAGCCAAAGCGAGTCTCGATTTCTCCCCTCCACTAAGCACCTTCACAGGCTTGTCAATATCTTCACCACTAAACAAAAAACTACCCAGGATATCGCGTATGCGTTTTCTAATTTCACCAGTAGCCACATCATCAATAGTTTCAAATACTGTTTTTTTAGGGTCTAGAGTATCGGTTTGGTTTTGGGCATAATATCCCAATAATACATTATAACCAATTTTCATCTCCCCTTCGTAATCCAGCTCATTTACTATGATTTTGGAGAGGGTAGATTTCCCCATTCCATTCTTGCCAACAAAGGCGATTTTTTCCCCTTTTAGTGCCACAAAATCCAAATCCTTCAGCACTTCGTTATCGCCGAATGATTTTTGTAGATTGTTGGTTTCTATGACAATTTTCCCACTTGGAGGTGCTTCTTGAAAACTAAAATTAATAGCTGAGCGATCGATAGAATCTACTTCGATTTTATCGATTCTATCCAGCTCTTTAATTTTGGATTTAACTTGTTTGGCCTTGGTATTCTTATATCTAAAACGCTCAATAAAGCGCTCAATTTGCTGTAATTGTTTTTGCTGATTGGTAAAGGCATTTATTTCCCCCACCATTCTCTCCTCACGCTCAATCACATATTTGCTATACGACATTTTATAGTCGTAGGCTTTTCCTTTGGTAATTTCTATCGTTCTAGAAGTCACCTTATCGAGGAATGTTCTATCGTGAGCCACCAAAATAATAGCGCCAGGGTAGGTTTTTAAAAAATCCTCTAACCATTCTATCGATTCAATGTCGAGGTGGTTAACCGGCTCATCTAGTAAAAGGATATCGGGTTTTCTAAGTAAGAGCTTGGCGATTTCGACCCTCATACGCCATCCACCACTAAATTCGCTTAATGGGCGATCAAAGTCGTCTTGAACAAAGCCCAAGCCTTTTAATATTTTCTCAATCTCAGCTTCTTTATTATCTCCTCCAAGAATTTGAAAATGCTCGTTGGCTAAAGTCAGCTTGTCCACGATTTTCATATAATCGGCACTCTCGTAATCTTCACGACTCATCAAACTCTCGTTCAATTTATCAATCTCATCGCTCAGTTTATTGATTTCGTCAAAAGCTTTCTGACTTTCCTCAATCACCGTTAGTTTAGAAATGTTTTTAACCTCCTGAGGAAGGTAGCCAATCTTTTTATCATTTGGGATGATGATTTCTCCAGTTTCGCATTCTTGTTCACCAGCAATGGTTCTCAATAAAGTAGTCTTGCCACTTCCATTATCACCCACCAATCCAATTCGATCACCGGGGTTGATTAAAAAGTTGATTCCTTCGAATAATACATTACCCGAAAAAACTACAGAAACATTGCTAACAGAATACATTTGGCTATTTTTCTGCAAAGAAAAGAAATTATGGGGAATTGTCTAGGAGGATGTACTTAAAGTGTCTAAAGTATGTTAAAGTATTTAGAGTACTTAAAGTGCCTAAAGTAATTAAAATTGAAAGTTGGTGTTTTATTGATAGAATCTCCTTTTTTTGGAGGATTTAAGAGATGAGAGCTAGAGATCGCGTCCCTGTATGTAATACATTTACTCTAGAGCTCCGATCGGTGTATTAACGATGGAATGCAATTCCATCTAAGCTGTTTCTTTGAGTATTTGT contains:
- a CDS encoding polysaccharide biosynthesis C-terminal domain-containing protein gives rise to the protein MSALKRFLGQTAIYGLSSIVGRLLTYFLVPLYTYNLPTGEYGMVTELFSYVAILFALLTYGMETTFFRFSETEKNKDQVISTSSISLLVSSLIFLALSWTFRTQIAQSIGYESHQHFINWFIIIISFDALSAIPFAYLRQKNKAVRFVSLKLINIFVNLGLNLFFILYCPKVIAEGESHFLFSWIHSFFEADHLVQYIFISNLVASGLTFAFLLPIYKYVKLGFNTAIWKKMMPYALPILMVNIAGLIPISLDKILLPILYSGGREAGMQQLGIYGANAKIAVIMLLFIQTFRYAADPFFFAEAKNKDAKQTYALVMHWFVIFGSLIFLGAMFFIDIIQYFIGNAYRDGIMVVPILLMGNLMLGIYYNLSFWYKLTDKTMYGAWFSVIGAMVAIVLNFILVPKYGMLGSAWSVFIAYLIPAILSYVIGRKHYPIPYKVNSMIAYPIIVVALYVLSAQLEWNLLGRIIIFILFSFGVLVYENKALLKKYFNKA
- a CDS encoding ABC-F family ATP-binding cassette domain-containing protein, with the protein product MQKNSQMYSVSNVSVVFSGNVLFEGINFLINPGDRIGLVGDNGSGKTTLLRTIAGEQECETGEIIIPNDKKIGYLPQEVKNISKLTVIEESQKAFDEINKLSDEIDKLNESLMSREDYESADYMKIVDKLTLANEHFQILGGDNKEAEIEKILKGLGFVQDDFDRPLSEFSGGWRMRVEIAKLLLRKPDILLLDEPVNHLDIESIEWLEDFLKTYPGAIILVAHDRTFLDKVTSRTIEITKGKAYDYKMSYSKYVIEREERMVGEINAFTNQQKQLQQIERFIERFRYKNTKAKQVKSKIKELDRIDKIEVDSIDRSAINFSFQEAPPSGKIVIETNNLQKSFGDNEVLKDLDFVALKGEKIAFVGKNGMGKSTLSKIIVNELDYEGEMKIGYNVLLGYYAQNQTDTLDPKKTVFETIDDVATGEIRKRIRDILGSFLFSGEDIDKPVKVLSGGEKSRLALAKMLLTPYNLLVLDEPTNHLDLKSKDILKNALLNFTGTLIIVSHDRDFLAGLTDKVIEFKKAHVKNHIGDVSDFLEKRRIEKLGDLNKGLSSGGGKKQKEDSQNKINYQQRKENEKELRKIQNRVSKLEDEIAKLEGEIEKQDAKLAAPDEHPGLVSDPEFFKNYTDLKKQLQQKMEDWETGLEELEIKEEELS